A portion of the Actomonas aquatica genome contains these proteins:
- a CDS encoding ArnT family glycosyltransferase, translated as MPNFTSLRKNWLLLLVAALLTAWIFWLRAPTWSTAIWNVDEAIHTSVADVILDGGVIYRDAIDQRTPLTYYVFAAVYSITGNSLPAMRVVLTAMIVATMLLLGAVVRRHHGNITALLAALTYGALTSKLLQPADAYAVHTEWFVALFSTAAAACFLWPTDRAPSSLRAAASGVLLSLAVLSKQSALLEIGPPFVALAGLLLAKRLGWFGALACGGALLAGLAVPLLITAGLLASAGALDDFWLYGWAYNVKYYGAEISFPDKILSATIWFRLLWEQYPHVLILGSAAAAALVVRALQARASDSLRQARPVEFYLLAWSGLALGSAMAGGRGFDHYFFVCLAPFSWAAAWALRGLTTTLGRLLHLSPRGQRVAATVLAVAFVAPTVWHARLSRTVDSYPLDTTHRLVETVHAYTSDDEPIFIWGYNTDLYTLADRLPASRFLYCSFQTGLIPWTNTAPDIDTSYAILPNAMDDLLADLEASKPPIIVDGSLQEYRGFAKYPLRKFPRLRDWIDAHYVELEPDRIRSYGFAMYRRRLDTPPELDLNAPAAGNQISLEVGNPVSLGRLHIGVFGESQDGLPLTGLALTLEDEVLAAVEIAHAPYSQITIPFTATDEMTTLPFRAWARFGDGPWQPGPSRDVKVMPLTASPEVATTFALPIIDSRVPADGVRSLIDPRLDVYDNKRIFAVHAPSVLRYTLPDAANRIWGFYGIPAGAYAADNTHPTDGAEFIIRLLFADGGERELMRHFIDPASRPEDRGHLRFEYELPSAPGPRVIEFDINPGPTGSASSDWTEWANIVLETSP; from the coding sequence ATGCCTAACTTCACTTCCCTGCGCAAAAACTGGCTTTTACTCCTGGTCGCCGCGCTGCTGACCGCATGGATCTTCTGGCTCCGTGCCCCCACGTGGTCGACGGCCATCTGGAACGTCGACGAAGCCATCCACACCTCAGTCGCCGACGTCATCCTGGACGGTGGCGTTATCTATCGTGACGCGATCGATCAACGCACCCCGCTCACCTATTACGTGTTTGCGGCGGTTTACTCGATCACCGGCAACAGCCTGCCCGCCATGCGTGTGGTGCTCACCGCCATGATCGTCGCCACCATGCTCCTGCTCGGGGCAGTCGTGCGCCGCCACCACGGCAATATCACCGCCTTGCTCGCCGCCCTCACCTACGGCGCCCTGACCAGCAAACTCCTCCAGCCCGCCGACGCCTACGCGGTGCACACCGAGTGGTTTGTCGCGCTCTTCTCCACCGCCGCCGCCGCCTGCTTTCTTTGGCCCACCGATCGCGCCCCCTCGTCCCTCCGCGCGGCGGCCAGCGGCGTGCTCCTCAGCCTCGCCGTGCTGAGCAAACAATCCGCCCTCCTCGAGATCGGACCACCGTTCGTCGCCCTCGCCGGCCTGTTGCTGGCGAAACGGCTGGGTTGGTTCGGAGCGCTCGCGTGTGGTGGGGCCCTGCTGGCCGGCTTGGCGGTGCCCCTACTCATCACCGCCGGACTATTGGCATCGGCCGGAGCCCTCGATGACTTCTGGCTCTATGGCTGGGCCTACAACGTGAAATATTACGGCGCCGAGATTTCGTTCCCCGACAAAATCCTCTCCGCCACCATCTGGTTCCGGCTCCTTTGGGAACAGTATCCTCACGTCTTGATTCTCGGTTCCGCCGCTGCCGCCGCCCTCGTTGTGCGTGCGCTTCAGGCCCGGGCTTCGGACAGCCTGCGCCAAGCCCGCCCGGTGGAATTTTACCTGCTCGCCTGGTCGGGTCTCGCCCTCGGTTCGGCCATGGCTGGCGGCCGCGGTTTTGATCACTACTTCTTCGTTTGCCTGGCCCCCTTTTCCTGGGCCGCCGCTTGGGCGTTGCGTGGCTTGACCACCACCCTCGGTCGACTGCTCCATCTCAGCCCCCGGGGCCAACGCGTCGCGGCCACCGTTCTGGCGGTCGCCTTTGTCGCTCCTACCGTTTGGCACGCCCGCTTGTCCCGCACGGTCGACAGCTACCCCCTTGATACCACCCACCGGCTGGTCGAAACCGTGCATGCCTACACCTCCGACGATGAGCCCATCTTCATCTGGGGCTACAACACCGACCTCTACACCCTGGCAGATCGCCTGCCGGCCTCCCGCTTCCTCTACTGCTCCTTCCAGACCGGCCTCATCCCCTGGACCAATACGGCCCCCGACATCGACACGTCCTACGCCATCCTGCCCAACGCGATGGACGATCTCCTCGCCGACCTGGAGGCCTCCAAACCGCCCATCATTGTCGATGGCTCCCTGCAGGAATACCGCGGTTTCGCCAAATACCCCCTGCGCAAGTTCCCTCGGCTGCGCGACTGGATCGACGCCCACTATGTCGAACTCGAGCCGGACCGCATCCGCTCCTACGGCTTCGCCATGTATCGTCGCCGCCTCGATACCCCGCCTGAACTCGATCTCAACGCTCCCGCCGCAGGCAACCAGATCAGCCTCGAGGTCGGTAATCCCGTCTCCCTCGGTCGGCTCCACATCGGTGTGTTCGGCGAGAGCCAAGACGGTCTGCCGCTCACGGGCTTGGCGCTGACACTGGAGGACGAAGTTCTCGCCGCCGTCGAGATCGCTCACGCCCCCTACTCCCAAATCACCATTCCCTTTACCGCCACGGACGAGATGACGACCTTGCCTTTCCGCGCGTGGGCGCGATTCGGCGACGGCCCTTGGCAACCGGGCCCAAGCCGCGACGTGAAGGTGATGCCGCTCACCGCCAGTCCCGAGGTCGCCACGACCTTTGCCCTGCCCATCATCGACAGCCGCGTCCCGGCGGACGGCGTGCGCTCACTCATCGATCCGCGCCTCGATGTCTACGACAACAAACGCATCTTCGCCGTCCACGCCCCCTCGGTCCTGCGCTACACCCTGCCCGATGCGGCCAATCGCATCTGGGGTTTCTACGGCATCCCCGCCGGAGCCTATGCCGCCGACAACACCCACCCGACCGATGGCGCGGAATTTATCATCCGTCTGCTCTTTGCCGACGGCGGCGAACGGGAGTTGATGCGCCACTTCATCGATCCAGCCTCCCGTCCGGAGGACCGCGGACACCTGCGCTTCGAGTATGAGCTCCCGTCCGCCCCCGGTCCACGGGTGATCGAGTTTGACATCAACCCCGGTCCGACCGGCTCCGCTTCGAGCGATTGGACCGAATGGGCCAACATCGTCCTCGAAACTTCCCCGTAG
- a CDS encoding glycosyltransferase family 2 protein, with the protein MTDSTDIELTLLMPCLNEALTLPSCLAECQEIIDRLGVSAEILIADNGSTDGSQAIAAAAGARVVPVTQRGYGHALNTGIQSARGRYVIMADADGSYDFRECGPMLDALRAGADIAMGNRFAGGIQPGAMPWKNRYIGNPVLSFLGRLFFKIPTRDFHCGLRGGSKAALTGLDLRTGGMEFASEMVIKASLSGLKMVETPVSLRPDGRDRPPHLRPWRDGWRHLRFMLLFSPRWLFLLPGLALLAAGLTGFATLLRGPLDLGGVVLDVHTLLYAAAAILCGFQAVAFAVISKVFVHEAGLAPGSRDENSPPPFAGFTLERGIVAAVALGALGLGLSIEAVLQWSQTSFGELSPTRILRWVVPGVTCMVLSLQVALAGFFVDMMRLRLRR; encoded by the coding sequence ATGACCGATTCCACCGACATCGAGCTCACCTTGCTCATGCCCTGCCTCAACGAGGCCCTCACGCTGCCGTCCTGCCTGGCGGAGTGTCAGGAGATCATCGATCGCCTCGGCGTGTCGGCTGAAATTCTCATCGCCGACAACGGCAGCACCGACGGTTCCCAAGCCATCGCCGCAGCCGCCGGCGCCCGCGTTGTGCCCGTCACTCAGCGCGGCTACGGCCACGCGCTCAACACCGGCATTCAGTCCGCGCGCGGTCGCTACGTCATCATGGCCGACGCCGACGGTAGTTACGACTTTCGCGAATGTGGTCCCATGCTCGACGCCCTGCGCGCCGGCGCCGATATCGCCATGGGTAACCGCTTCGCCGGCGGTATCCAGCCCGGCGCCATGCCCTGGAAAAACCGCTACATCGGCAACCCTGTATTGAGTTTTCTGGGACGCCTCTTCTTCAAGATTCCCACCCGCGATTTTCACTGCGGACTGCGTGGCGGTTCCAAAGCCGCGCTCACCGGTCTCGACCTGCGCACCGGCGGCATGGAGTTCGCCTCCGAGATGGTGATCAAAGCCTCCCTCTCCGGCCTCAAGATGGTGGAGACCCCCGTCTCGCTGCGACCCGATGGCCGCGACCGTCCGCCGCACCTGCGCCCGTGGCGCGACGGCTGGCGACACCTGCGCTTCATGCTGCTCTTCAGCCCGCGCTGGCTGTTCCTGCTGCCCGGCCTCGCTTTGCTCGCCGCCGGTCTCACCGGTTTCGCCACCTTGCTGCGCGGTCCGCTCGATCTCGGTGGCGTGGTGCTCGACGTGCACACCTTGCTCTACGCGGCCGCGGCCATCCTGTGTGGTTTCCAAGCGGTCGCTTTTGCGGTCATTTCCAAAGTCTTCGTTCATGAGGCCGGCCTCGCGCCCGGCAGCCGCGACGAGAACAGCCCTCCGCCTTTTGCCGGCTTCACCCTCGAACGCGGCATCGTCGCCGCCGTCGCCCTCGGCGCGCTCGGACTTGGGCTCTCCATCGAAGCCGTGCTGCAATGGTCGCAAACCTCCTTCGGCGAACTGTCCCCCACGCGCATCCTGCGTTGGGTCGTGCCCGGCGTCACCTGCATGGTGCTGTCGCTCCAAGTCGCGCTCGCCGGTTTCTTCGTCGACATGATGCGACTGCGCTTGCGTCGCTAG